DNA from Eulemur rufifrons isolate Redbay chromosome 4, OSU_ERuf_1, whole genome shotgun sequence:
TAAGAGCTGTAGTAAATTAAAGTAAAAGAAGGAACTACCagtgtttttatcattttaaccatttttaagcattcagttcagtagtgttaagtaaaTTCACATTGTTGCGCAACAGATTTCTAGAACTTCATCTTGACACTCTGTATCCAGTACATAACAATTTCCCATTTCCCCGTCTCACctgctggcagccaccattctactttatgtttgtatgagtttgactactcaaaatacttcatataagtgaaatcatatattttttttatcctttcatgtTTGGCTTAtttgtccttttcatttcttaGCATAAAGCTAaacaaggttcatccatgttgtagcatgtgtcagaatctccttccttttattgtttatccattcatgcattgGTGGATACTTGGTTggcttccatcttttggctattatgaataatgctgctgtgagcatAGGTATACAGTTACCTCTTTCAGAccctgtttttagttcttttgtatatatacccagaaattgaattgctgagtcatgtggtaattctagttttaattttttaagaagcaccatgctgttttcaaTAATGGCTATACTATTTTATATCATTCCTACCAATAGTGGACAAAGGTTCTCTCCTATTtgtccatatccttgccagcattttattttttggtggtggtggtggtttggggcattttttttttatagcagccatcctaatgggtgtaagataataataatatgcatttccttaatgattagtgatgtggagcatcttttcatatgcttcttggccatttgtatatcatctttagagaaaagtctattcaggtcctttgcccatttttatcaggttattttgttattgttgaattATAGTTCTTCATGtactctttatatatatatatcagatatatgatttgcgtatattttctttcattcatgggttgccttttcactcttttgattgtgtcctttgcacaaaaagtttttaattttgatatagttcattttatctgtttttacttttattccctgtgcttttggtatcatattgaagatcattgccaaatccaatgtcatgcaGCTCTTTCACTGTCTTCTTCTATAGTTTTTGGtctctttaaatttattgaaaatgctTCCTAGTATTGACTTGCTTTGTATGTTTTTGAGAAATCTGATGCCGTCTAATTATCTTGCTCTtgtaagtttatttatttaatcattttgctTAGAGACCCTGAAAGTTTATCTTTAAAGTCTAATATTTTCACTTAGATATGTGTCAGAATCAATCTTTCATGTCTTTCCAGTGAATCTTTTTAATGTGTAGATTCAGGTCTTGATTTCTGGAACATTTTCTTGGATTATAATAAAGTGGAAGATTAGATTATTGGGTTGAGgttgttttttcctaaaataaacatttattgttacACATTTCCTTCTCAATACTGCTTATATTATATCAAGTTATTTAATGGTGATGTTTAGGTCTTCTACATCCATACTGACTTTCTTTCTACATGTTCTGAAGTGTTGAAGTCTTTAACCAAAACTGGAAATTTCTGCCTGTCCTTTTGGTTCTATCAGTTTTGCTGaagtttggttttggtttttggtttttggttttgttttttttttttgaggctgtAATTTTAGGTGCACACACATTTAGGATTATCATGGCCTTGTTTAATTGACCCCTTATCATTAATAAATGACCTTTATTTCTAGTATTagtatttcttgcttttttgatATTAGTATacctttttccatccttgtggTTTTAGTCtgagtctttttatttcttagtgtttGTATTTCTTATTCAAGGTGTTCAGTCATTATTACAGCTTGTTTGTGACAATTTAATTCCATTGATGGTGATGTCTTACAATCTTCTTTAGGTTTGTGGGGTGTTTTAGGGAGGAAATTTGTATCAGCTGGGATTTTTTgcattttaggattgttttatgATAGCTGTTATGGAGGTGACGTGCTCTGTTGTTTTCTATTGTTCATTTCATAAACTGGGTTTCAAGTTTAAGAGTGTCCCCTTATGTCAGCTCTGTGCTGTTCGGTGCAATTTCTTTCTATACCCTGGGGTCCCCTCAagaaatatataacttttaaaatgtttggtttGCATTATATACTGAATTGTTATTTCAGACATTATTTTAGGTGGTATCAAAGAATGTCTTTTGCAgaggaaagtttttaattttgatgatgtccaagttaatagtttctttctatttggGATGTGCTTTAAGTGTCATGTCCAGGAACTCTTTACCTAGCCCTAGGccccaaagattttctcctgtgttttcttctaacagtTATATAGTTTCCTATTTTAAATCTTGATCCAttgtcagttaatttttgtatgagaGTTACAGGtccaagttgttttgttttgttttgggggttttttgccTATAAATATCGAATTGCTCCAACACCAGTTGTTGAAAAAGTTATTCTTCCTCAATTGAATTACCTTTGCACCTTTCAAAAGTCAGTTGGCTCTATTTGTGTGAGGCTGTTTTTGAGTTCTTTGTTGTTTCATTGATGATCTATCTAAGTGCCTTCCTCAGCCAGTAAGTACCACACTGTCGTGATCACTGTAGATTATGTAGTAAGTCTGTCTTCACCtcattctttttcagaattgttgTAGCTAGTCTAGATCGTttacttttccatataaattttagaatcatcttgtctGTATCTACAAAACACCTGCTAGAATTTTTAAAGGAGTTAAACTTATCGATCAGTTTGCGGGAGAATTGCCATCTTTATTACAtgagtcttccagtccatgaaaaGAGTATGTCTCTATCTAAGCCAAAATTGatgttttacagtttttggcATATAAGTCCTGTATGTGTTGTTATATTTATACCTgaggtggttttttttgttttgttttgttttgttttttgcccttgtgaatagtattatttttagtttatttccacGTTTGTTACTAGTATGTagtgttgatttttgtgtgttgatcctGTATTCTGCAATCCTACAGAACTTACTAGTTCTAGGaccttttttgtagattcctcaGGATTTCCTACATAGACAGTTGTGCCATTTGCAAATTAaggacagttttttttcttttacaatctctatgcctttcatttccttttcttgactTAACTCCACTGGCTAGAAGTTCCAGTACTATGTTTCTGTTACAAAGGAtgttttaagctttaaaaaattgttttaataaggTTTTATAAAAGCTTTAGGAATTATTAATATAGCAAACAATAAGTACAGATTCAATTCTGAAAACTGaagttcttttttcaaaataccataaatttatTATTGCTTAAATACCTTTTAAGTTTTTCCCttacattattctttttataagacCTAGTCtaatattgttttttcttatagagaaaaaaaaattccaattcctTTTCACCAACtcaaaattgtttttcctttttatatgtcattgttatttttttattcaggGTTCTGAACAAGGTTCAACCAGTCAAGAACAGACCTTATCTGCTCAGCAAGCTGCTGTTATTAACCTTACTGGAGTAGGGAGTTTTATGCAGTCACAGGCAGCTGGTAGGTATTTTCATAACTTCATCTGCTGAATTTACTTGAAGTAGCTAATCTATTTGGGATCTCAGcacttaaaagttttcttttccttcccttgcaAGCAGTAATCAGGAAAAAGTAAAGTTGTATTTAATGTGTGAACTATTAAATTAACTGATGACtgtcttgagattttttttcattgacagTTGATTAATTGAAAGAGCTTTGAGTTACATATATTTATAGCAGTTGTTTTTTCCTcatgttaaagtttactgccaaAACTTTACATAATTATCCAACTTCCTGGGAAGCTACCAAGGCTGTTTTCAATATGTGCTAGTAGTTGTCTTAGTTATCTTAATAACTTTAAAGTTTTCCTGGGTTATTGAGACTACGTTTTTCTCAATTGCATAATCTTTTGTCTGATTCTGGTAGCTTGTAGTTGTATAAATGACTTAAGTCTTAATGGTCAGTAGTATAACTTCTGTAAGCCACttttgtcatttgaaaaaaatgagattaaacTAATTATTCACCACTTTAGCAGATTTGTGAGCCAGTTACCTTTAGTGATTATCCTGTTAATTGAAGACAATAATTCTAACTTCCTATTTAATTAAAACCAGTAAGACGTGTATAAGAAAGCTATGATGGAGTTTGAAGATTGAATGAGTGATTGTGTTCCAGTATTTTGACATTATTATCACTGTGGGATGGCTTTAGAATTCCTATACAACTTCCAGTGTCTGAATGTAGGAGTCCTTTACAATAGAATAATCAAAgtctttattttggaaatatcTAATTCTTACAAAAAGTAGTAATTCAGAGCTGTGAATTTccaaatgtaaatttataattatatgccTTTACCACACAAGTTATAAATTTCCTAAAATACCTATAGTGTTAGTGGAAAGAACTCTAGACTGAAAAATGATGAGAATGTTAGGAACAGATTTGCCACTGATTACTTTGAGTCGGTGTCACTTAAACCATGTAGGCTTTAAAcgtcctaatctgtaaaatgagtgttGAACTGATGACTGTCCTTCTACTcagctctaaaaataataatgcgGCCTCAGTTCACCACCTTTGTTGTTAATAGCATAGTCTGATATTCATTGCAGCATCTTTTGTTTAAAACAATTGTCTACCAGTTTTCTCATTATGATAGCTTGGATTCGCCATCCCCCTATTCCTACTTTGttggttatattttaataatgtacttttattttacatttaaaagaaagtctTCTAAACAAAATAGCACCAGTATCAAATTTCACTGAACTgcaagagaagagaggaagggataCAGTGCCTTGGCACACCTGcactcccttccctttccttgtcCAGAAAGTTCCATCAACTAACAGGAGACTATACtaaatttattctgaaatgtCTATGATTTGATACTTAAGATTAATCATACTGCTaacttttctattatttcattttctgtgttgTCCTTTTCTAACCCTGGTAGCCTTCAAACTTTTTGACTGGCCTgctttccccttctcctctctgtagTGTTGTCTCAGCTTGGCTCTGCCGAGAACAGACCTGAGCAAAGCCTTCCTCAGCAGAGATTCCAGCTCTCCTCTGCCtttcaacagcagcagcaacagataCAAGTAATCCAGCAACTTCActctgattacatttttaaagatactcAGCTCCAAAAGTACCTCAGAATACCTTGCTTTAGTATTATATTACTGTCTTTTAAGACTATACAGTAATTGGTAAATaatttagcaaattttatttaaaagtctgaCATTTTAGCCAGTCAACTTGGAGCACtgaatatattttgtacatttaagCCATACtcttttcctaatttaaaatctttcatgAAGTGCTGGTGGCACATTATAATTTTCTAGCttgcagtatattttgaaatagataGTTGTAAGTGCCAATTGTTATCTTTCTAATATTGTACTGCAGAAAAGTGTTCCTATTAGTAACTGTCATACctgtttatttagaaaaatgttataCCATTATTTTAGGAAGGAAAGTCAGCATAACATAGTTGACTATCTCGATATTCAGGGTGGTTTTATATTGCTATAAACTATCATTATACAACAAAATGGTAACTGAAGTTGCTGAGTTACTGCAATATAGACTGGCAGGGCAAAGTAACAGACATAATTTTGAAGTTTGCCAAGAATCATTTTTAAAGCCCTCAGCAGGCTTCTGTGCCACTGGTGCTGTTTGACTGTGCATTGTCTCAATGTGGTATAGTCCCTTTTTGTTATCTTGGTGCTTTCTCCCTTTCAGTTTTGTTGTTTTCGTCACTCTCAGGAAAAGCACCTTTCCACACCTACCTGCATTTAACATAACttggtatttttttccctcccttttgcAGCAGTTGCGATTCTTGCAGCATCAAATGGCtatggcagcagcagcagcacaaacAGCTCAGCTACATCGTCATCGGCATACAGGCAGCCAgtcaaaaagtaaaatgaagagAGGCACGCCAACCACTCCAAAATTCTGAgtcttgcattatttttttttaaacacgaGCATTGAATCAAAAGGATTGAGtttctacttcatttttgttttttaatgtgtcaGTATTTTACATTGCTAGATGTACAAACTTTATACAGAAGTACAAccctatgatttttaaataaaaacagggaAATGGTTTAACAAACTAGGGTTGATTTGCCTAagtcattgctttttaaaaatggtttcacGGTACCTGAATATATATGGAAGTGACCTAAGAAATACTAGAAACATCCTTCAGAAGAATGTAGTTTGATATTTATTTAGTATAAAAGGTTTGTGCACAGTTCAACAAATACAATTTTTACAAATCTGTTTTGAAAACGTGGTGGCTGTTTATTTGGGTTTCATACTCTTAATTACTTCATCCATCagtttttttacttctttgtgtCTTGTAACTGCTCGACTCATACAATCCTGAAGTTTAGCTCCAGTCAGTCCACTTCCACCTAAAAAATTGTGCCAGTACTTTAATCAGTTATCTTACTTTGTTAAAACATCAACATCATGtcaaattgtaaaacaaaaaaaatggaaaatgtaaatcaGGGGTATGGTCTCAagacctccaggtgattctgatgtacgccttaagtttaagaaccactgataaacaacataaaaatgtaagGAATTTCAGGTGGCAAAGAAACTATAGTAAACTTACATTAGGTAAGTAATAAAATATCCCACATTTCATTTGGCCCTCCATACTATAAAGCTCACACTGAATTTTCACCTATATATGTTTAGAACTGAAGTGGCAGGAACATACCTGGCTTATGAAGACAACAGAGCTTGCCTTCCTCATCCATTACTATCGTTAAGGTTCCAGTTGCCAGATGTTCCTCCTCTCCAGTAGGGTCAACTATGAGCAAAGTGCTATAAGAAAAAGTGTAAGTTATCAATCTGTGCAaacacattttactttaaaagaatacTAAATATACTACCTGCATTTTAGCCTAGGTATTGACATCAGATACAAGAGCTAGAATAGAACTGGtaggaaaacagaaaagttaaTAGCAACCTATAATCTAATACTTGTAAGAAATTTTGCTCttcaatttgtaaatatattacaGTACCTTGCAAATTTTTTAGATAGATTCAGGTAAGTCTTTAGTGAAAGAATTGAAAATTAACATTACACAGGGATAAGTGAAACCAAGGAAAAGATAAAGTGAACATAGAATTGATCATTCAAATCAGAATGTTTATGAAAGTGGACAGGTTGACCAGAAATAATTGTGCAGGGACATGTATAAATACAATGTCAGGGCAAACTAGGATATAGGATCACCTTAGGCATTTCCTGAAGAGTTAAAAGGCAGCATAACAATCCATTACCTTAAAtatagaaattgttttttttatatttgattgaCTTACTCATCAAACACAGCAAAGGAAGTTGCAACTGGATGAGTTCTAATATTcaaataacttttcttctttaaattaacTTCTGCTAAggcagtttcttcatttatagtaACTTCAGGCAGCTGTACTAGGAAAAGGGCAGATATGTAAAGTCAGTCTCTACTATTAAACAGTTTCTATGCTTTAACTCACTTTTCTCTCCTTACTTGTCCAGAACATTCTTCTATAAAAAGTGTCTTAGAATAACTAAGGTAAATATAGTGTATATAAACACTGTTTTTCAGAACATATGCCATTCCTGCCTAGCacttacttcattttaaaaaaaaaaaaaatttttttttttttttttttttttaatttttagagacaggtgtcttgctgtcttgcccaggctgaattcaaactcttgggcttttgggctcaagcaagcctcctgcctcaccctccctgcttggactacaggtgtgtgccaccacacctagcttaatcaaaatgattattaatagataaaatgtCTCCCACTttctatatgccaggtactattttaagcattttcacattttaattgtattcatttaatcatcaacAGTCATTACTAAGTTAGTACTGTTTATCCTCATTTGTTACAGATAAGGTAACTAACACAGAGTgatagagccagaattcaaacttcAGTCCTTGCTTTAACAACTATACTGTAATAATGCTATGCTTACTACTTTTTCTACCTCCAGTTAGTTGTATTATCAATTCAGCAAGGCAGTGATAGAGAATATGAACAAGTCACTAAAATCCATAACAAATCAGTTTACCTAGACTTCTGAGGGAATTTACTGTTACTATGGCCTTACAGTAAAAACAATACAATCTATTCTACTCCTTTTGGCAACATAACATAAAAAACTTAGAGAATACTTGCAGATCTTCACCAATCACCTAGCCTGTAGTTACAACTTGTATTACTCCATATTAATGCTATTTTGGGAAGGATTGCAGTCCTAacccaaatattaatagatggacACAGTCAAAGCAACACTCTAAAAGGCATTCAGTTAGCGAATATAAAACTTCTAAGTATATTTGGAAAGCTAAGTCAGTATTATGTTCATTAATTTAGAAACACATGAATGATAGCtaaatcttaaaaatcattttaaaagtttattgagCAAATGTACATTAAAAGTTTCACTAAGCAGAACATTCTGACCCATTAGTAGAAACAGTGCCTTAAAGGTTGCTTACCATTTTTTAAGGCCGCTAACAAAGCAAACGTGCAGGCATCCAAAATGTTTCCATCATAGTCAAGGCAAATGAGATCACAGTATAGAACCCAAGCAAGCTAAAATAGAGTACACACAACAGGAAATTAAAGCCTCCTGAAGGGTAGAACACGCTATTTGCTTAGATTTAAGAACCACAGAACCCTCAGACAAGCAAGATAACCTTCAGGgctcaaaactttaaaaaatgctttaccctgtgtaaaacagaaaatcaaaagagAGTGGACAGGTTTTGTGAAAGCTGGCTTTTGACTACCAAGCTGACAAGTAAACATCTCCATTTACCTCAAGGGGAATTACAATAGATGTAGAAGAAATTTTCCTTGTTGCTAGGTTAGCAGATGAGGGAAGTGTTTTTTGAAAGCTCTAGCtaaaactcaaaatgtattttcccaCAGAAATGTTAATACATGAAGTGTTTAGGTTTTACAGTGCTAATAAATCAGTCTGTGATCTAATAGGAAAAGCTCTCTAGGTTCTAATCAACCTAGTTCTATGTTTTCAAACAAACTTTTGGAATCTACTGTGTGGATTCACCTTAAACACGTTAGCATGATCAGAAATTAATCTActataaggaataaaaaataactgcATTTTTCTCTAATGaaagttaaggggaaaaaattaccGCAGCTTAAAAGGTAGCTCCCAGACAGGCAGTAAGTCAGtcaaactttgttttttataaacgacataatttaaaacttactttACTGAATTCCATCTAAAATCTACAATACATCCACATTTAACGCTACTGTGGTTTGTGTTGAGATTTCCCtgttcccttccccaccccccaaaaacaCTTCAGAATTAATAAAAGCTTATAGCTTCTCTATTCTTCTTACCTTTCCTGGAGAAATGCATAAGTCCTCTTTCTGAATTATCTGTGAACTTGATTTAACGACAAAGAGCACAGTAAATGAAAGGTCAAAAACTATCTGAAAATGAATCAGTAAAATTTTACCATGTGGTCTTACTTTTCAATGACGTCTGCAATGAACTGGCTAGCCACTTGGGCCTCTTCTCCAGGAGGTCCAGACCGAAATCTTGATGAACACAGGGGTGGTAGATCCACATTAGGAACTGAAAGAAACACTCTACAGCTGTGAACTAAACTTAACCCTCTGGTTTACTGAAATGTTAAAGGTATTAGCAATACACAGTAGAGGCAATTGTGGCCATGACTATAGGCTTTTCCAAGTAGAATGCATTGAAACATAATTATATTCTTTCTGGTCTCTGTTAAGACTCCCAGGcttagataaaatgaaatttatatttttctgactttttttccatgcaaatttttttaaaatctatatattaGGCCTCATTCCTCCTAAATCCTTCACAAaagttttccttatttctttcaaaacagCTCAATCGGTAACAGAAGGTAGCCCCTCTGCTCACACCCCAGcttttttacatttgaaaaatgttggtTCTTACCATAAAGAACAAATGgtccaaaacaagaaaaaaaaaaatcgcagTGTTCTGAAATGAAGAATCTCTATGGAAACAAAAGTTTGCAAGGACCGCCCTTTGgctaaaaaaattctattttcttgaCATCTGAATGTATGAACAAAATTTGACCAAATTTGATAAGGGTTAAATTTATGAAGTCCTATTATCTTCCTATTATGCTATCTTCTGCTAAAACATATAGAAAACTTTGGGGGATGTGATTCAATTCTACGTATTTCTGCATGTTAGGAATAATTTTGTTTACCTTAACTACTAGGACTTAAAGTACaattattattaaacatattaaagGATTTGTATTAGAATTACAAAATCATTTAACTTACCAACATATCCTTTATCAGGGGCATCTGTTGGTGGTGCTGCAAATTCctacaaaagtaaaagaaaggttTCCTATTGAACAAAGCTACTaaaaaattgtgaagatagtTCAGCAATCAGTTATGCATGGCTCTGCCAAAGACCATCTTAGCCAGTTAACTACCACATCATGAGCTATGCTTGGGGAATTGTGTTAAGGGCTCTAAGGACATTAGCACTGAACCTCACAGTATCTCTGCAAGGTAAGAAGGCAGTCCAGTACTATGGTGCTGCTCATCAAGATTACCtggggatcttttaaaaaatactaattggGTTTCTGCCCCACCCTCCCTTCTACTCATTCAGTAAACAAGAATCTGAATTTCATCCCCAGGTGACCTGACAGCCAGATTTAGGAACTGGTGGTACAGTGGTCAAGAGCAAAAGCTATGCAATCACTACTACCACAGTACAAATGTCACACACTTATTGGCTGAGagtctttgggcaagttatttaacctctaaCGTttaacttcctcatctgtagTGTCTGCTCCTAAGATATGCCATTAAGTTCCTAGCATAAAACCTGGCAAGAAGTACTCATATCTTACTGATAGATATCACCCCAACTTTATTGAGGAAGAATTTCAACTGAGGTTAAGCAATACAGGGTGTAGTGTAGTCAaaaaagcacaggctttggagtcagatttaTGTCACAATTTCCACTTATAAGCCTGTGTGCATGGACAAGTTACTgaacctcatctgtaaaataggagatggagagaagtaACAAAtgattgttttgaagattaaactGGATAATTCTGTAAAGCACCTAGTAAGGTGCCTGGAACACAGCATGTACTCAGTAGATGGTGGCTTCTATTCCTCAAACTTTTCTATTGAACAATCTCAATTTTCCACACACTTACACAGATTAAATGCTATCCCTGGCTTAAGAGGTGTCACTAAAAATCTCAATTTCTGAAACAATAAAAccaaattcttcatttttaaagtttcagtaCACTTGACAAATGTTCATAAATTGTAATAAGAGTCATTAGACAGGTTGTATTATCTAATACTCACAGGTGAAAACTCTTAGGG
Protein-coding regions in this window:
- the EXOSC8 gene encoding exosome complex component RRP43, translated to MAAGFKTVEPLDYYRRFLKENCRPDGRELGEFRTTTVNIGSISTADGSALVKLGNTTVICGVKAEFAAPPTDAPDKGYVVPNVDLPPLCSSRFRSGPPGEEAQVASQFIADVIENSQIIQKEDLCISPGKLAWVLYCDLICLDYDGNILDACTFALLAALKNVQLPEVTINEETALAEVNLKKKSYLNIRTHPVATSFAVFDDTLLIVDPTGEEEHLATGTLTIVMDEEGKLCCLHKPGGSGLTGAKLQDCMSRAVTRHKEVKKLMDEVIKSMKPK